The proteins below are encoded in one region of Fibrella aestuarina BUZ 2:
- a CDS encoding SDR family oxidoreductase yields MADTVQNHIRTALVTGGSKGIGYGVAEMLINEGVKVAITSRSQEAADKAAAKLNQLKEGYALGFAADVRDLASQQRVVDQLLGQWERLDYVIANAGVGHFAPIQELTPEQWQETIDINLTGVFNTAKATIAELKKTEGYFISIASLAGTNFFEKGSAYNASKFGLVGFSQAIMLDLRSEGIKVSTIMPGSVATEFADHVPSDADAWKIQPEDIGKLVVDLLKMHPRTLPSKIEVRPTIPGGKK; encoded by the coding sequence ATGGCAGATACTGTTCAAAATCATATCCGAACCGCCCTCGTGACGGGTGGTTCAAAAGGCATTGGCTACGGGGTAGCCGAAATGCTTATCAACGAAGGCGTAAAAGTGGCGATCACCAGCCGGTCGCAGGAAGCCGCCGACAAGGCCGCCGCCAAACTCAACCAGTTGAAAGAAGGCTACGCGCTGGGTTTTGCCGCCGACGTGCGCGATCTGGCGTCGCAGCAACGGGTGGTCGACCAGCTACTTGGGCAGTGGGAACGGCTCGATTATGTCATCGCCAACGCCGGGGTAGGTCATTTCGCGCCCATTCAGGAACTGACGCCCGAGCAATGGCAGGAAACGATCGACATCAACCTGACGGGCGTGTTCAACACGGCCAAAGCGACGATTGCCGAACTGAAGAAAACGGAAGGGTATTTCATCAGCATCGCCAGCCTCGCCGGGACCAACTTTTTCGAGAAGGGCTCGGCCTACAACGCGAGTAAGTTCGGGCTGGTTGGCTTCTCGCAGGCCATCATGCTCGACCTGCGCAGCGAAGGCATCAAAGTCAGTACCATCATGCCCGGCTCAGTGGCGACGGAGTTTGCCGACCACGTACCCAGCGACGCCGACGCCTGGAAAATCCAGCCCGAAGACATCGGCAAACTGGTAGTTGACCTGCTGAAGATGCACCCGCGTACCCTGCCCAGCAAAATCGAAGTCCGCCCCACAATTCCGGGCGGGAAGAAATAA
- a CDS encoding beta-N-acetylhexosaminidase — protein MNSSFVLRTAQTLGGWRLLCVAVLLPLAAAAQPTLPALIPQPQSIQLTKGQFTITPQTQLALQTPVAEVRQLVQTNLPGLRINDLARPANNITVRLAAVAGLGSEGYELVVTPTGIRLTAPAAAGIFYGLQTLRQLLPPDRERPGFRFAGNVPAGSTTLPACTIRDQPRFGWRGMMLDVSRSFFTKDYVKRFIDLMARYKYNVFHWHLTDDQGWRIEIKSLPNLTQAGAWRAPRTGPWNSRENPIPGEPQTYGGFYTQDEIREVVRYAAERQVMVVPEIDMPGHMLAAISAYPSLTCSGKKVPIYPNGKFYKLEDNTLNPCSDSTYLFVDKVFTEVAALFPAPYIHIGGDEAYKGFWASCEACKPLMAANGLKTVEELQSYFVRRVEKIVNSKGKRLIGWDEILEGGLAPGATVMSWRGMNGGIAAAKQGRPVIMTPYQNCYLDLYQGDPSAEPSTYSLCRLSNSYAFEPVPDSVRSELILGGQANLWTESIPTTRHAEYMVWPRAFAIAEALWSPKSSRNWTDFIQRMERHFVRFDAAGVNYSRSYLNPFVTVQRQGPGGLLDVIITHELPDTDLYYTTDNTLPDAQSPRYMQPFVFPKGADRLRVVAYRNGQPVGRMLDIPLTDLAARAR, from the coding sequence ATGAATTCGTCTTTCGTTTTACGTACCGCCCAAACGCTGGGCGGGTGGCGCCTGCTGTGCGTCGCGGTCCTTTTGCCACTGGCAGCCGCTGCCCAGCCTACCCTACCGGCGCTAATTCCCCAACCGCAATCCATTCAGTTAACTAAAGGGCAGTTTACGATCACGCCCCAGACGCAACTGGCGCTGCAAACACCCGTGGCCGAGGTACGGCAACTGGTGCAAACCAATCTGCCGGGTCTGCGTATCAACGATCTGGCCCGCCCCGCCAACAACATCACCGTGCGGCTGGCCGCCGTAGCCGGGCTGGGTAGCGAGGGCTACGAACTCGTCGTGACGCCAACGGGTATTCGGCTGACGGCCCCTGCGGCAGCCGGTATTTTCTACGGCTTGCAAACGCTACGGCAACTCCTGCCGCCCGACCGCGAACGGCCCGGTTTTCGGTTTGCGGGCAACGTACCTGCGGGCAGCACGACCCTGCCGGCCTGCACCATCCGCGATCAGCCCCGGTTTGGCTGGCGGGGTATGATGCTCGACGTAAGCCGCTCCTTTTTCACGAAAGACTACGTGAAGCGCTTCATCGACCTGATGGCCCGCTACAAATACAATGTGTTTCACTGGCACCTGACCGACGATCAGGGCTGGCGGATCGAGATCAAAAGCCTGCCCAACCTCACGCAGGCGGGCGCGTGGCGAGCCCCCCGCACCGGCCCCTGGAACAGCCGCGAGAACCCAATCCCCGGCGAACCCCAAACCTACGGCGGCTTTTACACGCAGGACGAGATTCGGGAGGTGGTGCGCTACGCGGCCGAACGGCAGGTGATGGTGGTGCCCGAGATTGACATGCCGGGGCATATGCTGGCGGCGATTTCGGCCTATCCGTCGCTGACGTGCAGCGGTAAGAAAGTGCCCATTTACCCCAATGGCAAGTTCTACAAGCTGGAAGACAACACGCTGAACCCGTGCAGCGACAGCACCTATCTATTTGTCGATAAGGTGTTTACCGAAGTGGCGGCGCTGTTTCCGGCCCCGTATATCCACATCGGGGGCGACGAAGCGTATAAAGGCTTTTGGGCGAGTTGCGAGGCCTGCAAACCGCTGATGGCCGCCAACGGGCTGAAGACGGTGGAAGAGTTGCAGAGCTATTTCGTGCGGCGCGTGGAAAAGATCGTCAACAGCAAAGGCAAGCGCCTCATTGGCTGGGACGAGATTCTGGAGGGTGGCCTGGCACCCGGCGCTACCGTGATGAGCTGGCGGGGCATGAACGGGGGCATTGCCGCCGCCAAACAGGGTCGCCCGGTGATCATGACGCCTTACCAAAATTGTTACCTCGACCTGTACCAGGGTGACCCTTCGGCCGAACCGAGTACCTACAGCCTGTGCCGCCTCAGCAATTCCTACGCCTTTGAGCCCGTTCCCGACAGCGTTCGGTCCGAGCTGATTCTGGGCGGACAGGCCAACCTCTGGACGGAGTCGATACCCACCACACGCCACGCCGAATACATGGTCTGGCCCCGTGCGTTTGCCATTGCGGAAGCCTTATGGTCGCCCAAAAGCAGCCGCAACTGGACCGATTTTATCCAGCGGATGGAGCGGCATTTTGTCCGGTTCGACGCGGCGGGGGTCAATTACAGCCGCAGCTACCTCAACCCCTTCGTGACGGTGCAACGGCAGGGCCCCGGCGGCTTACTCGATGTGATTATTACCCACGAACTGCCCGACACGGATCTGTATTACACCACCGACAATACCCTTCCCGACGCGCAGTCACCCCGTTACATGCAGCCGTTTGTATTCCCGAAGGGCGCCGACCGCCTGCGCGTGGTGGCCTACCGCAACGGACAACCCGTGGGTCGGATGCTGGATATTCCGCTGACGGATCTGGCCGCACGCGCTCGGTAA
- a CDS encoding NAD(P)/FAD-dependent oxidoreductase, which yields MPHIVIIGNGIAGITAARELRKGGDDQISVVSSETDHFFSRTALMYIYMGHMTYTHTKPYEDGFWTKNRIDLLRAHVTSVDFEQKQLTTDTGQTLRYDVLLLALGSQPNRPAALGVALRGVQGLYGMPDLEQLEALTAEGISRAVVVGGGLIGIELCEMLLSRQIPVSFLVREKSFWSSVLPAEESALVTRHIRDHHVDLHLETEVAELHDDGNGRVGAVSTTAGQRLDAQFVGVSVGVSANIGWLRGTSLETDRGILVDDYLRTNVPDVYALGDCVQHRTPPPGRKPVEQIWYTGRIMGETVAKTLLGQPTPYRPGVFFNSAKFFDIEYQTYGDVPARLPDDGTLASFYWAHPDGKKAFRVNYRTDTGAVTGMNALGIRQRQDVWTRWIEEKRPVSYVLEHLPQANFDPEFFRQYEGDIIAAYNAQHPGTAVRVKAKKGLFGLFA from the coding sequence ATGCCCCACATCGTCATTATTGGAAACGGCATTGCCGGTATTACGGCAGCCCGTGAGCTGCGCAAAGGCGGTGACGATCAGATCAGCGTCGTGTCGTCGGAAACCGATCACTTCTTTTCGCGGACGGCCCTCATGTACATCTACATGGGACACATGACGTACACCCACACCAAACCCTACGAAGACGGGTTCTGGACTAAAAACCGCATCGACCTGCTACGGGCGCACGTAACCAGCGTCGATTTTGAGCAGAAACAACTCACGACCGATACGGGACAGACCCTCCGCTACGACGTGTTGCTGCTGGCGCTTGGCTCGCAGCCCAACCGACCGGCGGCGCTGGGCGTGGCGTTGCGGGGTGTGCAGGGGCTCTACGGCATGCCCGATCTGGAACAGCTGGAGGCACTGACAGCCGAGGGCATCAGCCGGGCGGTGGTCGTGGGGGGTGGGCTCATCGGGATCGAACTCTGCGAAATGCTCTTGTCGAGGCAGATTCCCGTTTCGTTTCTGGTGCGCGAAAAAAGCTTCTGGTCGAGTGTGTTGCCCGCCGAAGAATCGGCGCTGGTCACGCGTCACATCCGCGACCACCACGTTGATCTGCACCTGGAAACCGAAGTAGCCGAGTTGCACGACGATGGAAACGGTCGCGTCGGGGCGGTGTCGACCACGGCCGGGCAACGCCTCGACGCGCAATTTGTGGGCGTTTCGGTTGGCGTTTCAGCCAACATCGGTTGGCTGCGGGGTACGTCGCTGGAAACCGATCGGGGTATTCTGGTCGATGACTACCTGCGTACCAACGTACCTGACGTCTACGCCCTCGGCGACTGCGTGCAGCACCGCACGCCCCCGCCGGGCCGCAAACCCGTGGAGCAGATCTGGTACACGGGCCGGATTATGGGTGAAACCGTGGCCAAAACCCTATTGGGGCAGCCCACGCCCTATCGGCCCGGCGTGTTTTTCAACTCGGCCAAATTCTTCGACATCGAGTACCAGACCTACGGCGACGTACCTGCCCGCCTCCCCGACGATGGTACGTTAGCGTCGTTCTACTGGGCGCATCCCGACGGTAAAAAGGCGTTTCGCGTCAATTACCGTACCGATACGGGAGCCGTAACAGGGATGAACGCGCTGGGCATCCGGCAGCGGCAGGACGTCTGGACGCGCTGGATCGAAGAAAAACGGCCCGTCAGCTACGTGCTCGAACACCTCCCGCAAGCCAATTTCGACCCCGAATTTTTTCGCCAATACGAGGGCGACATCATCGCGGCCTACAACGCGCAACATCCCGGCACAGCCGTTCGAGTTAAAGCCAAAAAAGGCTTGTTTGGGCTATTTGCTTAA
- a CDS encoding MFS transporter has product MVNEPVASSGQPLTEQTDNRSALYTLMTVWFFWSFVAASNGILIPLFKDKFNLSQTQAQYIDFAFYAAYFVGSILYLLVSASIKTDVLNRIGYKNGIIYGLLVSAVGTLLFYPAAELQSYSLLLSGLFIVGLGFSLQQTATQPFMIALGPPETGSQRINLGGAVNNLGGTIGPVLVSFAIFGSISPEAAKSATVESVKVPYLVLGALFLALAAFFKLSKLPHITNDEKVEVGTGVLKFPQLILGMTAIFVYVGVEVTIGSNLGEYLKKVENLEASQVSKYVSLFWGSMMIGRWTGSISNFNPSPAMKRILVFVVPFVAFGIVLGVNALYSGDVTDLLPYAVCVLVMIATFLAAREKPVTILLYFTAAGALLALIGVLTTGKVALFSLISGGLFCSILWPSIFSLGTAGLGKYTNQGAAFLIMMILGGAIVPVLQGKLADSIGIQQSYLVAVACFAYLFFFGIRVQAVLRKQGIDFDQAVTSGKSGH; this is encoded by the coding sequence ATGGTTAACGAACCCGTAGCCTCTTCGGGCCAACCCCTCACGGAGCAGACCGACAACCGATCGGCCTTGTACACGCTCATGACTGTCTGGTTTTTCTGGAGTTTTGTAGCGGCCTCCAACGGTATCCTCATTCCGCTGTTCAAAGACAAATTCAACCTGTCGCAGACGCAGGCGCAGTACATCGATTTTGCCTTTTACGCGGCCTATTTCGTGGGGTCAATTCTGTATCTGTTGGTATCGGCATCCATCAAGACCGACGTATTAAACCGAATTGGCTATAAGAACGGGATCATCTACGGCCTGCTGGTATCGGCCGTGGGTACGTTGCTCTTCTATCCGGCGGCAGAGTTGCAATCCTATTCGCTGCTGCTGTCGGGGCTGTTTATCGTTGGGCTGGGCTTCTCGCTGCAACAGACAGCCACGCAGCCGTTCATGATCGCGCTGGGGCCACCCGAAACCGGCTCGCAACGGATCAACCTGGGTGGGGCCGTCAATAACCTGGGGGGCACCATCGGCCCCGTACTGGTGTCGTTTGCCATCTTTGGATCGATCTCGCCTGAAGCCGCCAAGAGCGCGACGGTTGAGTCGGTAAAAGTGCCTTATCTGGTGCTGGGTGCGCTTTTTCTGGCGCTGGCGGCCTTCTTCAAGTTGTCGAAACTGCCCCACATCACCAACGATGAGAAGGTGGAAGTGGGCACGGGCGTACTGAAATTCCCGCAGCTGATTCTGGGCATGACCGCCATCTTCGTTTACGTGGGGGTGGAGGTAACCATTGGCTCGAACCTCGGCGAATACCTCAAAAAAGTAGAGAATCTGGAGGCCTCACAGGTGTCGAAATACGTGTCGCTGTTCTGGGGTAGTATGATGATCGGCCGCTGGACGGGCTCGATTTCCAACTTCAACCCAAGCCCGGCCATGAAGCGGATACTGGTGTTTGTGGTGCCGTTTGTAGCGTTTGGTATCGTGCTGGGTGTGAATGCGCTGTATAGCGGCGACGTCACCGACCTGCTGCCCTATGCCGTCTGCGTGCTCGTGATGATTGCCACCTTCCTGGCCGCCCGCGAAAAACCCGTTACCATTCTCCTGTACTTTACCGCCGCCGGTGCCCTGCTGGCCCTGATCGGTGTGCTCACGACGGGCAAAGTGGCCCTGTTCTCGCTCATCAGCGGCGGGCTGTTCTGCTCGATTCTGTGGCCCAGCATCTTCTCGCTTGGTACGGCGGGTCTTGGCAAATACACCAACCAGGGGGCTGCCTTCCTGATCATGATGATTCTGGGTGGGGCAATCGTGCCGGTGTTGCAGGGTAAACTGGCCGATAGCATCGGCATTCAGCAGTCGTATCTGGTCGCGGTCGCCTGCTTCGCTTACCTCTTCTTCTTTGGCATTCGCGTACAGGCCGTGCTTCGCAAACAAGGTATCGATTTCGATCAGGCCGTGACCAGCGGTAAGAGCGGGCATTAA
- a CDS encoding LytR/AlgR family response regulator transcription factor yields the protein MNAILIDDERMSLEVLAIKLQRVAPAIQLLASYDDPEAGLLGLRQHQPDVLFLDVDMPRLDGFALLNQYGPYPFEVIFTTAHSQYAIEAVRQSAVDFLLKPVSEAELGQAIARLEQRLQTKAPPTPAWPLQFQKLPVPSGRGVVFIPIEHIIRLEADSNYTTFYCTDRPRLVASRTIGQFADLLLPMGFVRVHRSAVINVRHIAEYIRGDGGTIVMVDGSEVDVSRREKAQVLELLGLA from the coding sequence ATGAACGCCATTCTGATCGACGACGAACGCATGAGCCTCGAGGTGCTGGCGATCAAGCTGCAACGCGTGGCCCCCGCCATTCAGCTTTTGGCCAGCTACGACGACCCCGAAGCCGGGCTCTTGGGTTTACGGCAGCATCAGCCCGACGTGCTCTTTCTGGATGTCGATATGCCACGGCTGGATGGGTTTGCGCTGCTGAACCAGTACGGTCCCTACCCGTTTGAGGTCATTTTCACCACCGCCCACAGCCAGTATGCCATCGAAGCCGTGCGGCAGAGCGCCGTCGATTTCCTGCTCAAGCCCGTTAGCGAAGCCGAATTGGGCCAAGCCATCGCCCGGCTCGAGCAACGCCTTCAGACCAAAGCGCCCCCTACCCCTGCCTGGCCACTTCAGTTTCAGAAACTGCCCGTACCGTCGGGGCGGGGCGTGGTGTTCATTCCCATCGAACACATCATCCGCCTCGAAGCCGACAGCAATTACACTACCTTTTATTGCACCGACCGGCCGCGGCTGGTGGCCTCGCGCACCATCGGCCAGTTTGCCGATCTGCTGCTGCCGATGGGGTTTGTGCGGGTGCATCGGTCGGCGGTGATCAACGTGCGGCACATTGCCGAATACATCCGGGGCGATGGCGGCACCATTGTGATGGTCGACGGCAGCGAGGTCGATGTGTCGCGGCGCGAAAAAGCACAGGTGCTCGAACTCCTCGGCCTGGCCTAG
- a CDS encoding PQQ-dependent sugar dehydrogenase produces the protein MIRSSVYIALTVAAALGFAACQRTDDPASTETNPVTPPQSGTGTATAGLRTETILTGYEIIWGMDFLPSGELLFAEKRGRMYRRLGQTIAELTGLPTDINTSGQGGLLDLRVHPNYASNGWIYASYAATVPGTSNTALKLIRFKLNGNALTDVQPIFQAAATNQWKGHYGSRIVFDQAGLLYLSVGEGGPSSYGGANSPNKNAQNVQTEWGKVHRMTDAGAVPADNPVLPGNSAPTTIYSYGHRNPQGLALNPTTGAIWETEHSAKGGDEVNIIQKGKNYGWPLVSYGVNYDGTTISATPTMAGVENPVYTWTPSIGPCGLTFVNSPMFKAWSGNLLAGGLALTYLSRLELDGNTVVREEKLLQGNRVRNVKQAPDGSIYVSVEGPGRIIRLTME, from the coding sequence ATGATCCGTTCCTCAGTCTATATCGCCCTGACCGTGGCCGCAGCCCTGGGCTTCGCCGCCTGCCAGCGCACCGACGACCCCGCCTCGACCGAAACCAACCCCGTCACGCCACCCCAATCGGGCACAGGCACGGCAACGGCGGGCCTGCGCACCGAAACCATCCTGACGGGCTACGAAATCATCTGGGGCATGGATTTTCTGCCCAGCGGCGAGCTGCTGTTTGCCGAAAAACGCGGGCGTATGTACCGCCGACTGGGTCAGACCATCGCCGAACTGACCGGCTTGCCCACCGACATCAATACCAGCGGACAGGGTGGCTTGTTGGATCTGCGCGTGCATCCCAACTACGCATCAAACGGCTGGATTTACGCCAGTTACGCCGCCACGGTGCCAGGTACGTCGAACACGGCGCTAAAACTCATCCGCTTTAAACTCAACGGCAACGCGCTGACCGACGTGCAGCCGATTTTCCAGGCGGCCGCCACCAACCAGTGGAAAGGGCACTACGGCAGCCGCATTGTGTTCGATCAGGCGGGGCTGCTCTATCTGAGCGTGGGCGAAGGCGGACCCAGCAGCTACGGCGGCGCCAATTCGCCCAATAAAAATGCCCAGAACGTGCAGACCGAATGGGGGAAAGTCCACCGCATGACTGACGCGGGTGCTGTGCCCGCCGACAACCCGGTGCTACCCGGCAACTCAGCCCCGACTACAATCTATTCGTATGGCCACCGCAACCCGCAGGGGCTGGCTCTCAACCCGACGACGGGTGCCATCTGGGAGACCGAACATAGCGCGAAAGGCGGTGACGAAGTAAACATCATTCAAAAAGGCAAAAATTACGGCTGGCCGCTGGTCTCCTACGGCGTCAATTACGACGGCACGACCATTTCGGCGACGCCCACCATGGCGGGTGTCGAAAATCCAGTGTATACCTGGACACCGTCGATCGGCCCCTGTGGCCTGACGTTCGTAAACAGCCCGATGTTTAAGGCCTGGAGCGGCAACCTGCTGGCGGGCGGGCTCGCCTTAACGTACCTGAGCCGACTCGAACTCGACGGCAACACCGTCGTCCGCGAAGAAAAGCTGTTGCAAGGCAATCGGGTCCGCAACGTGAAGCAGGCCCCCGACGGTAGCATCTACGTATCAGTCGAAGGGCCGGGCCGCATTATTCGGTTGACGATGGAGTAA
- a CDS encoding 7TM diverse intracellular signaling domain-containing protein yields MKLLLLACHTNDGRRNVPTGNVPAAVQLDRAGEPHALQAAVTYLTETGGPLTLEQVRRQPMMPVEADQIDFGHTDRVHWLRFSISNGVAAQQPVWVLRVMSLSSTVCDLYLVDPTGRVRQWPAGIRFSFAQRPFDALTFDFPLRLTDPRPYTAYLRLAGVNSQQYTLDLLPLPVAHRYAREFETIMALYFGAMLAMLIYNAFLFVSVRDRGYLLYTVYLLAMTATHLCMYGLGFKWLWPDNPDWAVRAQNVFTGLTIATAAAFANHFLAIPQRLPRLQWVLYSFIVVGLGISGLALLANSAQITQFVALSVVPVILVTWVAALLIWRRGYAPALFYVLGWLVLFVTIGLFSLKNLGIWAGATFVNFLMPIGTATEMLLFSFGLGYRINLSRREQAQLQQQRAEAEMRALRAQMNPHFVFNCLNTLDYYILSQQPDRASDFLQRFSQLIRNVLEQSRHESILLADELATLRLYIELEQERSRSRFTYQLDCDPTLSHVPIAPMLIQPFVENAILHGLRHKTDGTGQLTITCRHEAPHLLITIADNGIGRTAAAALHQPPTTNRRESLGMTVTAERLAALGAYLTVADGAPGTLVTLTIKLS; encoded by the coding sequence TTGAAACTACTACTGCTAGCCTGCCATACCAACGATGGTCGCCGTAACGTACCCACCGGCAACGTACCTGCGGCCGTGCAGCTCGACCGGGCGGGGGAACCCCACGCGCTGCAGGCGGCGGTAACGTACCTGACCGAAACCGGCGGCCCACTCACCCTCGAACAGGTACGTCGGCAACCGATGATGCCGGTCGAAGCTGATCAGATCGATTTTGGGCATACCGATCGGGTGCACTGGCTGCGGTTTTCGATCAGCAACGGGGTAGCGGCGCAACAGCCAGTTTGGGTGCTGCGTGTGATGAGCCTGTCATCAACGGTCTGCGATCTGTATCTGGTCGATCCGACGGGGCGGGTTAGGCAGTGGCCCGCGGGTATCCGGTTTTCGTTTGCCCAGCGCCCGTTCGACGCCCTCACCTTCGATTTCCCGCTTCGGCTCACCGACCCGCGCCCCTACACGGCTTACCTGCGGCTGGCGGGGGTCAATTCGCAACAATACACCCTCGACTTGCTGCCGCTGCCCGTGGCCCACCGCTACGCCCGCGAGTTCGAGACCATCATGGCGCTCTACTTCGGGGCGATGCTGGCCATGCTGATCTACAACGCCTTTCTGTTTGTGTCGGTGCGCGACCGGGGCTACCTGCTCTACACGGTGTACCTGCTCGCCATGACGGCCACCCACCTGTGCATGTACGGGCTGGGCTTCAAATGGCTCTGGCCTGACAACCCCGACTGGGCTGTCCGGGCGCAGAACGTGTTTACCGGCCTGACCATCGCCACGGCGGCGGCCTTTGCCAATCATTTTCTGGCGATTCCGCAACGGCTCCCGCGGCTGCAGTGGGTGCTGTATAGCTTTATCGTCGTGGGGCTGGGCATTTCGGGATTAGCCCTGCTGGCCAATTCGGCCCAGATTACGCAGTTTGTCGCGCTATCGGTGGTACCGGTGATTCTGGTCACCTGGGTGGCGGCGCTGCTGATCTGGCGGCGGGGTTACGCGCCCGCTCTGTTCTACGTATTGGGCTGGCTCGTGCTGTTCGTTACGATCGGGTTGTTTTCGCTCAAAAACTTGGGCATCTGGGCCGGGGCCACGTTTGTCAATTTCCTGATGCCGATCGGGACGGCTACCGAAATGCTGTTGTTTTCGTTTGGTCTCGGCTACCGCATCAACCTGTCGCGGCGCGAGCAGGCGCAGCTCCAACAGCAACGAGCCGAAGCCGAGATGCGGGCGCTCCGGGCGCAGATGAACCCGCATTTTGTGTTCAATTGCCTCAACACGCTCGACTACTATATCCTGAGCCAGCAACCCGACCGCGCCTCCGATTTCCTGCAACGGTTTTCGCAGCTGATCCGCAACGTGCTCGAGCAGTCGCGCCACGAGTCGATTCTGCTGGCCGATGAACTGGCGACGCTCAGGCTCTACATCGAACTGGAACAGGAGCGCAGCCGGAGCCGGTTTACCTATCAACTCGATTGCGACCCCACCCTAAGCCACGTACCCATCGCCCCCATGCTTATTCAGCCGTTTGTGGAGAACGCCATTCTGCACGGGCTACGCCACAAAACCGATGGCACCGGTCAGCTCACGATCACGTGCCGGCACGAGGCGCCGCACCTGCTGATTACGATCGCCGACAATGGCATTGGGCGAACCGCGGCCGCGGCACTCCACCAGCCGCCAACGACCAACCGGCGCGAATCGCTGGGGATGACCGTTACGGCCGAACGGCTGGCGGCGCTGGGCGCGTACCTGACGGTGGCCGATGGCGCGCCAGGTACGTTGGTTACGCTCACCATCAAGCTCAGCTGA
- a CDS encoding OsmC family protein: MPTIQISYLGDLRTQDTHLQSGTQIYTDAPTDNQGRGEAFSPTDLVANALGTCILTTMAIFARRDGIELLNSDASVTKIMSTEPPRRIARIEIAMTLRATTAEGTPLTDAQKAKLEKVAHTCPVAISLHPDLEQAVTITWV, encoded by the coding sequence ATGCCAACCATCCAGATCAGCTACCTCGGCGACTTACGTACCCAGGATACCCACCTGCAATCGGGCACCCAGATTTACACCGATGCGCCCACCGATAACCAGGGCCGGGGCGAAGCCTTCTCCCCCACCGACCTGGTCGCCAACGCGCTGGGTACGTGTATTCTCACGACCATGGCCATTTTTGCCCGCCGGGATGGTATCGAACTACTCAACAGCGACGCCAGCGTGACCAAGATCATGTCGACGGAGCCGCCGCGCCGCATTGCCCGCATCGAGATCGCGATGACCCTGCGTGCCACCACGGCCGAGGGCACACCCCTCACGGATGCCCAAAAAGCGAAGCTTGAAAAAGTTGCCCACACCTGTCCCGTCGCCATCAGCCTTCACCCTGATCTGGAACAGGCCGTTACGATTACGTGGGTGTAA